A window of the Gossypium hirsutum isolate 1008001.06 chromosome A05, Gossypium_hirsutum_v2.1, whole genome shotgun sequence genome harbors these coding sequences:
- the LOC107960776 gene encoding protein CHROMATIN REMODELING 4 isoform X1 — protein sequence MANGTRLSSRKAKDDGDGTRSSDRKAKDDEDGIRSPSRKAEDDGGGTRSSSRKAKNDGDGTRSSSRKAKDDGDGTRSSSRKAKDDGDNDLKGSQNRGKKSVNLGAATAEASGVRRSPRETISKKNMTPPSSSGTRKSERLEKQTANLNSTTSSGKRKSERIEKKKKKKNASPLRRSDRVKMPSSSASSGSKRSDKSLDLLNTKRKKEKKKKSVKQLTGTVEDNKIEREVEQANEKQKKRMDARAYKALFRKQPKKADETDRNEDLNGTNSGRREEDILEEFIERSHERTEVTSTSQPAEEALKGKNEHNLFLTSEKDSCKDISSNGGDLQIPKNGLITEEMNDNAEKAAQDNLQSPHFAKSIMPGGVLGCDISVEMVMPSENKCHDIDIDSVASSKISSNNIATCTAPGPSQSSGCKRKDCSETCGMSSKRQRVDCNSTKQEICSSNIKDREKLDVGMSTGYVEKPCNYIQQHMSSADLQTGRDRNACIICSLDGKLLCCCGKGCQRSYHLSCLEPPLEEFPLGAWYCLACVRKKLESGIYSVSEGIEAIWDSRELEASEDGLQRQKQYFVKYEGLAHIHNCWLSEDQVLLEAPSLVAKYNQRNQGSVWKQQWVVPHRLLQKRLLMFPRECDEHHNKEHNGDKLNCHVEWLVKWCGLGYEHASWEFENASFFSCPGGQNLIQEYETRKKAQKASKLDKERAVASLKISQLPAAASSGLDANLDPVSKLCNYWRRGQNAIIFDDQERISNVISSILAFPCDISSPFLIISTPASQYSWDEEFLHLAPSADIVVYSGSKEVRNSIRNLEFYDEGGCIMFQVLITSPEVISEDLSLLCCIGWEAIIVDECQRPRIASCFEQIKILTSSKRLLIISSQLKDNVAEYLNLFSLLDSQSGSNGSKSLLTDSSADIDTLKERLAKYVAYERKLESSRFLEYWVPVLLSHVQLEKYCFTLLSNSLSLCSPSKSDPVGVLRNILISNRKCCDHPYTVDQYLQLLLTKDLQEVEFLDVGIKASGKLQLLDAMLWEIKKQELKVLILFQYIGGSGRDLMGDILDDFLRQRFGIDSYERVDGGVTPSKKQSALNRFNNEKQRFVFLLETRACLSSIKLSTVGTVIIFGSDWSPMNDLRALQRITLDSQLEQIKVFRLYSSFTVEEKLLMLSKQDKTIDSNIEYIHPSSSHMLLKWGASYLFSQLDKFHGITIPDASILSEQSHLKYVIQEFFTILHQTGIDDDASKLSLILQAKQNQGTYRTEMPLFGEQKIQVMNEDPPHTFWTKLFDGKSPRWKYCTSSSQRNRKRVNYFDNLQKEPEAESAEVAKRRKKVVSDGNDHPSPKAVLQEGKLAAGYRKGSSGTLPYDFTPLSRSIASGSDTIHATSNSLHLDNNVSKYQL from the exons ATGGCGAATGGCACTAGGTTGTCTAGTAGGAAAGCTAAGGATGATGGAGATGGTACTAGATCGTCTGATAGGAAAGCTAAGGATGACGAAGATGGTATTAGATCGCCTAGTAGGAAAGCTGAGGATGATGGAGGTGGTACCAGATCCTCTAGTAGGAAAGCTAAGAATGATGGAGATGGTACCAGATCATCTAGTAGGAAGGCTAAGGATGATGGAGATGGTACTAGATCTTCTAGTAGGAAAGCTAAGGATGATGGAGATAATGATTTAAAAGGAAGTCAAAATAGAGGTAAAAAGTCAGTGAATTTAGGTGCTGCTACAGCAGAAGCATCTGGTGTTAGGAGGTCACCTAGGGAAACCATATCTAAGAAAAACATGACTCCACCAAGTTCTTCTGGTACACGGAAGTCGGAACGTCTTGAGAAGCAGACTGCAAATTTGAATTCAACGACTTCTTCAGGTAAGAGGAAATCTGAGCgaattgagaagaaaaagaagaagaagaatgcgAGTCCTTTGAGGAGATCTGACAGGGTTAAGATGCCCTCCTCATCTGCTTCTTCAGGTTCAAAGAGGTCTGATAAGAGCCTGGATCTGTTGAATACGAAAAGGAAgaaggagaaaaaaaagaagagcgTGAAACAATTAACAGGAACTGTAGAAGATAACAAAATTGAGCGAGAAGTTGAGCAAGCCAAtgagaaacagaagaaaagaaTGGATGCTCGTGCCTACAAAGCATTGTTCAGGAAACAACCCAAGAAAGCTGATGAAACAG ATCGTAACGAAGATCTGAATGGAACTAATAGTGGAAGGAGGGAGGAGGACATTTTAGAAGAATTCATTGAGAGAAGTCATGAAAGGACTGAGGTGACAAGTACAAGTCAACCTGCGGAGGAAGCACTTAAAGGAAAGAATGAGCATAACTTGTTTCTCACTAGCGAAAAGGATAGCTGCAAGGATATCTCTTCAAATGGGGGTGATCTACAAATTCCTAAGAATGGTTTGATAACAGAAGAAATGAATGATAATGCTGAAAAGGCTGCCCAGGATAATCTGCAAAGTCCTCATTTTGCAAAATCCATTATGCCAGGAGGGGTCCTTGGTTGTGATATCAGTGTGGAGATGGTCATGCCTTCTGAAAACAAATGTCATGATATAGACATTGATTCTGTTGCTTCTTCAAAAATCTCAAGTAATAATATTGCTACCTGCACTGCTCCTGGACCTTCACAATCGTCTGGTTGCAAAAGAAAAGATTGCAGTGAGACTTGTGGAATGAGTTCTAAAAGGCAAAG GGTTGACTGCAATTCGACAAAGCAGGAGATTTGCTCGTCTAATATTAAG GATAGAGAGAAACTTGATGTTGGTATGAGCACAGGATATGTTGAAAAGCCCTGTAACTATATACAGCAACATATGTCCTCTGCAGATCTTCAAACAGGCCGTGATCGAAATGCTTGCATCATATGCAGTCTTGATGGAAAGCTCTT ATGTTGTTGTGGAAAAGGGTGCCAAAGAAGCTACCATCTTTCGTGTCTTGAACCTCCCCTTGAGGAGTTTCCTCTTGGAGCTTGGTACTGTCTAGCATGTGTGAGGAAAAAATTAGAATCAGGGATTTATTCAGTTTCGGAGGGAATAGAAGCAATTTGGGATTCTAGAGAACTGGAGGCTTCAGAGGATG GATTGCAAAGACAGAAGCAATATTTTGTGAAATATGAAGGTCTTGCTCACATTCATAATTGTTGGCTATCAGAGGATCAGGTGTTGCTTGAAGCTCCATCACTCGTTGCAAAATATAACCAGAGAAACCAG GGTTCTGTTTGGAAGCAACAGTGGGTGGTTCCACATCGTTTGCTACAGAAAAGATTGTTGATGTTTCCCAGGGAGTGTGATGAGCATCATAATAAAGAGCACAATGGTGATAAGTTAAACTGTCATGTTGAATGGCTTGTGAAATGGTGTGGTCTTGGTTATGAACATGCTTCATGGGAGTTCGAGAATGCTTCCTTTTTCAGTTGTCCAGGAGGTCAGAACCTTATACAAGAATATGAAACTCGCAAGAAGGCCCAGAAAGCTTCTAAACTTGATAAG GAAAGAGCAGTTGCATCCCTAAAAATTTCTCAATTACCAGCTGCAGCTTCATCTGGACTGGATGCTAATCTTGATCCTGTTAGCAAACTATGCAACTATTGGCGTAGGGGCCAGAATGCTATTATTTTTGATGACCAG GAAAGAATATCAAATGTTATTTCTTCCATTCTAGCTTTTCCGTGTGATATCTCTAGTCCTTTTCTCATTATCTCTACCCCTGCTTCGCAATATTCATGGGATGAGGAGTTCTTGCATTTAGCACCATCTGCTGATATTGTGGTTTACAGTGGCAGTAAAGAAGTTCGGAATAGTATTAGGAATCTGGAGTTTTATGATGAAGGAGGTTGTATAATGTTTCAAGTACTTATAACCTCACCAGAAGTTATCAGTGAG GACTTGAGCTTGCTTTGTTGTATAGGATGGGAGGCAATAATAGTGGATGAGTGCCAACGTCCAAGAATTGCTTCTTGTTTTGAACAAATTAAGATTTTAACTTCCAGTAAGAGGCTTCTAATAATCAGCAGTCAACTGAAG GATAATGTGGCTGAGTACCTTAATCTTTTTTCTTTGCTTGATTCTCAAAGTGGTTCAAATGGTAGTAAGAGCTTGCTAACGGATTCAAGTGCTGATATTGACACTTTGAAGGAGAGATTGGCAAAATATGTTGCTTATGAGCGCAAGCTAGAATCATCTAGGTTTCTAGAGTACTGGGTTCCTGTGCTCTTATCCCATGTGCAGCTAGAGAAGTATTGTTTTACTCTACTTTCAAATTCTCTCTCTCTTTGTTCCCCTTCAAAGAGTGATCCTGTTGGAGTTCTCCGTAACATTCTTATCTCGAACCGAAAG TGTTGTGATCATCCGTATACTGTGGATCAATACCTTCAATTGTTGCTCACTAAAGACCTCCAAGAGGTTGAGTTTTTGGATGTTGGCATAAAAGCGAGTGGCAAATTACAACTTCTTGATGCAATGCTTTGGGAGATCAAAAAACAAGAGTTAAAAGTGCTTATTCTTTTCCAG TACATTGGAGGCTCTGGAAGGGATTTAATGGGAGATATTTTGGATGACTTTCTGCGCCAAAGATTTGGTATAGATTCTTATGAACGTGTTGATGGTGGTGTCACCCCTTCAAAGAAGCAATCTGCTTTGAACAGATTCAATAATGAGAAGCAGAGATTTGTCTTTCTATTAGAAACCCGTGCTTGTCTTTCCAGCATCAAGTTATCTACAGTTGGTACTGTCATAATATTTGGAAGTGACTGGAGTCCAATGAATGATCTAAGAGCCCTGCAGAGAATAACACTTGATTCTCAGCTCGAACAAATAAAAGTATTTCGCTTATATTCATCATTTACCGTGGAGGAAAAACTTTTGATGCTTTCAAAACAAGATAAGACAATTGATAGCAACATAGAGTACATACACCCCAGTAGTAGTCATATGCTGCTTAAATGGGGGGCTTCATACCTGTTTAGTCAGTTGGATAAGTTTCATGGTATTACAATACCGGATGCAAGTATCTTGTCAGAGcaatcacatttaaaatatgtgatTCAAGAATTTTTTACCATACTGCACCAAACTGGGATTGATGATGATGCAAGCAAGTTGTCCCTAATTTTACAAGCCAAACAAAATCAAGGAACGTATAGGACAGAAATGCCATTGTTTGGTGAGCAGAAAATTCAAGTGATGAATGAAGATCCACCTCACACATTTTGGACAAAGCTTTTTGATGGAAAGAGTCCAAGGTGGAAGTATTGTACTTCTTCATCTCAGAGGAATCGGAAAAGggttaattattttgataatttgcaAAAAGAACCTGAGGCTGAAAGTGCTGAAGTTGCAAAGAGGCGCAAGAAGGTTGTAAGTGATGGCAATGATCATCCCTCTCCAAAAGCTGTGTTGCAAGAGGGGAAATTGGCTGCTGGGTACAGGAAAG GAAGCTCAGGAACCCTACCATATGATTTTACTCCTTTGAGTAGATCAATAGCTTCTGGGAGTGATACAATTCACGCAACCTCTAACTCACTTCATCTAGACAATAATGTCTCAAAATACCAGCTCTAA
- the LOC107960776 gene encoding protein CHROMATIN REMODELING 4 isoform X2 — MANGTRLSSRKAKDDGDGTRSSDRKAKDDEDGIRSPSRKAEDDGGGTRSSSRKAKNDGDGTRSSSRKAKDDGDGTRSSSRKAKDDGDNDLKGSQNRGKKSVNLGAATAEASGVRRSPRETISKKNMTPPSSSGTRKSERLEKQTANLNSTTSSGSKRSDKSLDLLNTKRKKEKKKKSVKQLTGTVEDNKIEREVEQANEKQKKRMDARAYKALFRKQPKKADETDRNEDLNGTNSGRREEDILEEFIERSHERTEVTSTSQPAEEALKGKNEHNLFLTSEKDSCKDISSNGGDLQIPKNGLITEEMNDNAEKAAQDNLQSPHFAKSIMPGGVLGCDISVEMVMPSENKCHDIDIDSVASSKISSNNIATCTAPGPSQSSGCKRKDCSETCGMSSKRQRVDCNSTKQEICSSNIKDREKLDVGMSTGYVEKPCNYIQQHMSSADLQTGRDRNACIICSLDGKLLCCCGKGCQRSYHLSCLEPPLEEFPLGAWYCLACVRKKLESGIYSVSEGIEAIWDSRELEASEDGLQRQKQYFVKYEGLAHIHNCWLSEDQVLLEAPSLVAKYNQRNQGSVWKQQWVVPHRLLQKRLLMFPRECDEHHNKEHNGDKLNCHVEWLVKWCGLGYEHASWEFENASFFSCPGGQNLIQEYETRKKAQKASKLDKERAVASLKISQLPAAASSGLDANLDPVSKLCNYWRRGQNAIIFDDQERISNVISSILAFPCDISSPFLIISTPASQYSWDEEFLHLAPSADIVVYSGSKEVRNSIRNLEFYDEGGCIMFQVLITSPEVISEDLSLLCCIGWEAIIVDECQRPRIASCFEQIKILTSSKRLLIISSQLKDNVAEYLNLFSLLDSQSGSNGSKSLLTDSSADIDTLKERLAKYVAYERKLESSRFLEYWVPVLLSHVQLEKYCFTLLSNSLSLCSPSKSDPVGVLRNILISNRKCCDHPYTVDQYLQLLLTKDLQEVEFLDVGIKASGKLQLLDAMLWEIKKQELKVLILFQYIGGSGRDLMGDILDDFLRQRFGIDSYERVDGGVTPSKKQSALNRFNNEKQRFVFLLETRACLSSIKLSTVGTVIIFGSDWSPMNDLRALQRITLDSQLEQIKVFRLYSSFTVEEKLLMLSKQDKTIDSNIEYIHPSSSHMLLKWGASYLFSQLDKFHGITIPDASILSEQSHLKYVIQEFFTILHQTGIDDDASKLSLILQAKQNQGTYRTEMPLFGEQKIQVMNEDPPHTFWTKLFDGKSPRWKYCTSSSQRNRKRVNYFDNLQKEPEAESAEVAKRRKKVVSDGNDHPSPKAVLQEGKLAAGYRKGSSGTLPYDFTPLSRSIASGSDTIHATSNSLHLDNNVSKYQL, encoded by the exons ATGGCGAATGGCACTAGGTTGTCTAGTAGGAAAGCTAAGGATGATGGAGATGGTACTAGATCGTCTGATAGGAAAGCTAAGGATGACGAAGATGGTATTAGATCGCCTAGTAGGAAAGCTGAGGATGATGGAGGTGGTACCAGATCCTCTAGTAGGAAAGCTAAGAATGATGGAGATGGTACCAGATCATCTAGTAGGAAGGCTAAGGATGATGGAGATGGTACTAGATCTTCTAGTAGGAAAGCTAAGGATGATGGAGATAATGATTTAAAAGGAAGTCAAAATAGAGGTAAAAAGTCAGTGAATTTAGGTGCTGCTACAGCAGAAGCATCTGGTGTTAGGAGGTCACCTAGGGAAACCATATCTAAGAAAAACATGACTCCACCAAGTTCTTCTGGTACACGGAAGTCGGAACGTCTTGAGAAGCAGACTGCAAATTTGAATTCAACGACTTCTTCAG GTTCAAAGAGGTCTGATAAGAGCCTGGATCTGTTGAATACGAAAAGGAAgaaggagaaaaaaaagaagagcgTGAAACAATTAACAGGAACTGTAGAAGATAACAAAATTGAGCGAGAAGTTGAGCAAGCCAAtgagaaacagaagaaaagaaTGGATGCTCGTGCCTACAAAGCATTGTTCAGGAAACAACCCAAGAAAGCTGATGAAACAG ATCGTAACGAAGATCTGAATGGAACTAATAGTGGAAGGAGGGAGGAGGACATTTTAGAAGAATTCATTGAGAGAAGTCATGAAAGGACTGAGGTGACAAGTACAAGTCAACCTGCGGAGGAAGCACTTAAAGGAAAGAATGAGCATAACTTGTTTCTCACTAGCGAAAAGGATAGCTGCAAGGATATCTCTTCAAATGGGGGTGATCTACAAATTCCTAAGAATGGTTTGATAACAGAAGAAATGAATGATAATGCTGAAAAGGCTGCCCAGGATAATCTGCAAAGTCCTCATTTTGCAAAATCCATTATGCCAGGAGGGGTCCTTGGTTGTGATATCAGTGTGGAGATGGTCATGCCTTCTGAAAACAAATGTCATGATATAGACATTGATTCTGTTGCTTCTTCAAAAATCTCAAGTAATAATATTGCTACCTGCACTGCTCCTGGACCTTCACAATCGTCTGGTTGCAAAAGAAAAGATTGCAGTGAGACTTGTGGAATGAGTTCTAAAAGGCAAAG GGTTGACTGCAATTCGACAAAGCAGGAGATTTGCTCGTCTAATATTAAG GATAGAGAGAAACTTGATGTTGGTATGAGCACAGGATATGTTGAAAAGCCCTGTAACTATATACAGCAACATATGTCCTCTGCAGATCTTCAAACAGGCCGTGATCGAAATGCTTGCATCATATGCAGTCTTGATGGAAAGCTCTT ATGTTGTTGTGGAAAAGGGTGCCAAAGAAGCTACCATCTTTCGTGTCTTGAACCTCCCCTTGAGGAGTTTCCTCTTGGAGCTTGGTACTGTCTAGCATGTGTGAGGAAAAAATTAGAATCAGGGATTTATTCAGTTTCGGAGGGAATAGAAGCAATTTGGGATTCTAGAGAACTGGAGGCTTCAGAGGATG GATTGCAAAGACAGAAGCAATATTTTGTGAAATATGAAGGTCTTGCTCACATTCATAATTGTTGGCTATCAGAGGATCAGGTGTTGCTTGAAGCTCCATCACTCGTTGCAAAATATAACCAGAGAAACCAG GGTTCTGTTTGGAAGCAACAGTGGGTGGTTCCACATCGTTTGCTACAGAAAAGATTGTTGATGTTTCCCAGGGAGTGTGATGAGCATCATAATAAAGAGCACAATGGTGATAAGTTAAACTGTCATGTTGAATGGCTTGTGAAATGGTGTGGTCTTGGTTATGAACATGCTTCATGGGAGTTCGAGAATGCTTCCTTTTTCAGTTGTCCAGGAGGTCAGAACCTTATACAAGAATATGAAACTCGCAAGAAGGCCCAGAAAGCTTCTAAACTTGATAAG GAAAGAGCAGTTGCATCCCTAAAAATTTCTCAATTACCAGCTGCAGCTTCATCTGGACTGGATGCTAATCTTGATCCTGTTAGCAAACTATGCAACTATTGGCGTAGGGGCCAGAATGCTATTATTTTTGATGACCAG GAAAGAATATCAAATGTTATTTCTTCCATTCTAGCTTTTCCGTGTGATATCTCTAGTCCTTTTCTCATTATCTCTACCCCTGCTTCGCAATATTCATGGGATGAGGAGTTCTTGCATTTAGCACCATCTGCTGATATTGTGGTTTACAGTGGCAGTAAAGAAGTTCGGAATAGTATTAGGAATCTGGAGTTTTATGATGAAGGAGGTTGTATAATGTTTCAAGTACTTATAACCTCACCAGAAGTTATCAGTGAG GACTTGAGCTTGCTTTGTTGTATAGGATGGGAGGCAATAATAGTGGATGAGTGCCAACGTCCAAGAATTGCTTCTTGTTTTGAACAAATTAAGATTTTAACTTCCAGTAAGAGGCTTCTAATAATCAGCAGTCAACTGAAG GATAATGTGGCTGAGTACCTTAATCTTTTTTCTTTGCTTGATTCTCAAAGTGGTTCAAATGGTAGTAAGAGCTTGCTAACGGATTCAAGTGCTGATATTGACACTTTGAAGGAGAGATTGGCAAAATATGTTGCTTATGAGCGCAAGCTAGAATCATCTAGGTTTCTAGAGTACTGGGTTCCTGTGCTCTTATCCCATGTGCAGCTAGAGAAGTATTGTTTTACTCTACTTTCAAATTCTCTCTCTCTTTGTTCCCCTTCAAAGAGTGATCCTGTTGGAGTTCTCCGTAACATTCTTATCTCGAACCGAAAG TGTTGTGATCATCCGTATACTGTGGATCAATACCTTCAATTGTTGCTCACTAAAGACCTCCAAGAGGTTGAGTTTTTGGATGTTGGCATAAAAGCGAGTGGCAAATTACAACTTCTTGATGCAATGCTTTGGGAGATCAAAAAACAAGAGTTAAAAGTGCTTATTCTTTTCCAG TACATTGGAGGCTCTGGAAGGGATTTAATGGGAGATATTTTGGATGACTTTCTGCGCCAAAGATTTGGTATAGATTCTTATGAACGTGTTGATGGTGGTGTCACCCCTTCAAAGAAGCAATCTGCTTTGAACAGATTCAATAATGAGAAGCAGAGATTTGTCTTTCTATTAGAAACCCGTGCTTGTCTTTCCAGCATCAAGTTATCTACAGTTGGTACTGTCATAATATTTGGAAGTGACTGGAGTCCAATGAATGATCTAAGAGCCCTGCAGAGAATAACACTTGATTCTCAGCTCGAACAAATAAAAGTATTTCGCTTATATTCATCATTTACCGTGGAGGAAAAACTTTTGATGCTTTCAAAACAAGATAAGACAATTGATAGCAACATAGAGTACATACACCCCAGTAGTAGTCATATGCTGCTTAAATGGGGGGCTTCATACCTGTTTAGTCAGTTGGATAAGTTTCATGGTATTACAATACCGGATGCAAGTATCTTGTCAGAGcaatcacatttaaaatatgtgatTCAAGAATTTTTTACCATACTGCACCAAACTGGGATTGATGATGATGCAAGCAAGTTGTCCCTAATTTTACAAGCCAAACAAAATCAAGGAACGTATAGGACAGAAATGCCATTGTTTGGTGAGCAGAAAATTCAAGTGATGAATGAAGATCCACCTCACACATTTTGGACAAAGCTTTTTGATGGAAAGAGTCCAAGGTGGAAGTATTGTACTTCTTCATCTCAGAGGAATCGGAAAAGggttaattattttgataatttgcaAAAAGAACCTGAGGCTGAAAGTGCTGAAGTTGCAAAGAGGCGCAAGAAGGTTGTAAGTGATGGCAATGATCATCCCTCTCCAAAAGCTGTGTTGCAAGAGGGGAAATTGGCTGCTGGGTACAGGAAAG GAAGCTCAGGAACCCTACCATATGATTTTACTCCTTTGAGTAGATCAATAGCTTCTGGGAGTGATACAATTCACGCAACCTCTAACTCACTTCATCTAGACAATAATGTCTCAAAATACCAGCTCTAA